In Kordiimonas sp. SCSIO 12610, the sequence TGATGCTAAACCAAAAAACTCCATCCTATTGCCTTATCATTTGGGACGAATAGTAACTTACGTGGGGTTAGGTGTTGTCGCCGCTGGTTTCTCACAGTTTCTTGTGGGAACCGAAATTCAGCGCCTTGTTGCTTCTGTTCTGCTTGCTTTGGCGGGGCTGATTTTTTTGTTTCATGCTATTCCGGCCTTGAAACAACGATATAAATTCCAGTTGCCCAATGGGTATGTGAATTTGTTTCAAAGAGCAACAGGCCGAGTTTTACCTGTTTTATTGAATACTACGCATGCTCCATCGCGGTTCCTGACCGGAGTGTTGCTTGGTTTTCTTCCTTGCGGTCTTGTTGTTGCTGCGGTTATGGCGGTTGCTGCAACAGGGGATGTTTTGACCGCAGCCATCGGTATGATGGCGTTTGGAATCGGTACTGTTCCGATTCTTGTCTCTATAGGTCTTGGCGCGGAGATGATGAAATCGCGTTGGCCAAATCAAACGAAAATAGCCTCCACCTGGGCCATGGCATTCAGTGGCCTGGCTCTGATGGTGACTGGCTATGGTCTTCTTACCTCGGGGTTAACATTATGACCAATACTTTGGATAAACCAATTTACAATGATGACATTGTTAAGCTGTTTACGCTTGCAACAGTCTTTTGGGGGGTTGTTGGTTTTGCTGTTGGGGTGTTTATTGCACTCCAGATGGCATTTCCTGCGCTCAATATCGGTGAATATTTAACATTTGGACGATTGCGGCCTTTGCATACATCAGCGGTGATTTTCGCCTTTGGTGGTAATGCTCTGTTTGCAACCAGTTATTATTCAGTGCAGCGTACGTGCCGGACGCGGTTATGGAATGATGGCCTATCGAAATTTACATTTTGGGGCTACCAGTTCTTCATCGTAATCGCGGCACTTGGCTATGTAACTGGTGTTACACAGGGTAAAGAATACGCAGAGCCTGAATGGTATGCGGACCTGTGGTTGACTATTGTGTGGGTTGCCTATCTGGTTGTTTTCCTGATGACACTCAAAAATCGCCAGGAACCGCATATCTATGTAGGTAACTGGTTCTTCCTTGCATTCATCGTAACGGTAGCGGTTCTACACATAGCGAATAACGTTTCTATCCCAGTTTCCCTATTGAGCTCAAAAAGCTATCCACTATGGGGTGGTGTTCAATCAGCGCTTATTCAGTGGTGGTATGGCCATAATGCGGTGGGCTTCTTCCTAACCGCTGGTTTCCTAGGTATTATGTACTATTTTGTACCCAAGCGTGCAGAGCGCCCGGTTTATAGTTATAGATTGTCAATCTTGCACTTCTGGTCCTTGATCTTCATCTATATCTGGGCTGGCCCACACCATCTTCATTACACAGCGCTTCCTGATTGGGCACAAACACTTGGTGCAACTTTCTCAATCATGCTTTGGATGCCGTCTTGGGGTGGTATGATTAACGGTATGATGACACTGTCTGGTGCTTGGCATAAACTTCGCGAAGACCCTGTACTGCGTTTCATGATCATTTCGCTTGCTTTCTACGGCATGAGTACGTTTGAAGGTCCGCTAATGTCTATCAAGACTGTGAATGCGCTTAGTCACTATACAGACTGGACTATCGGACACGTTCACTCTGGTGCATTGGGTTGGGTTGCCTTCATCACTTTTGGTGCCATCTATCACCTTGTTCCAGCGCTCTGGAAACGCAAAGAGCTGTATTCAATGCGTCTGGTAAACATACACCTTTGGATCGCGACAACTGGTATCGTTCTTTATATCGCAGCAATGTGGGTATCAGGTATTCTCCAAGGGTTGATGTGGCGTAAGTACGATAGCATGGGCTTCCTCGAGCATAGTTTTGTCGAGACTGTAATGGCTATGCATCCTTTCTATCTTATCCGTGTGGGTGGTGGTTTGTTATTCCTCTTGGGGTCACTGATCATGGTCTACAACATCTATCGCACTATCAAGGGCGACTATGAGCACGCTGGCGAACCAGCAGATGCTGCCGCAAATACTCAGGAGATGGCACATGCTTAAGCATCATGAAAAACTTGAGAAAAACTCTATCTTCTTATTAATCTGTACTGTGGTTGTCATTTCAATCGGTGGATTGGTAGAGATTTTGCCCCTCTTTAAGGTGGAAACTACTATCGAACCGGTGAAAGGCATCAGGCCATACACACCTCTTGAGCTGGCTGGTTATAATGTATACCTGCGTGAGGGTTGTTATAATTGTCATAGCCAGCAAATTCGTCCACTCCGCGATGAAGTAGAGCGCTATGGCCACTATTCGCTTGCGGCGGAAAGTATGTATGACCATCCATTCCAGTGGGGTTCTAAACGGACTGGCCCGGACCTAGCGCGCGTTGGTGGTAAATATTCTGACGAATGGCATATCGAGCATATGATCAAGCCTCAGAATCTTGTACCTGAGAGTATCATGCCTCCATACCCGCACCTTGCGGAACGTGTTCTGGATCTTAGTGACATTGGCACAGACATGAAAGTCCTCAGAATGGTAGGTGTGCCCTACACTGATGATATGATTGCCAACGCTGTGAATGACGCATATGCGCAGTCTAAGGCAGACAGCGATAACCTCGATGGTCTTTTGGATCGTTACAGCAAGGTCAATTATCGGAACTTTGATAATCAACAGGTTACGACAGAGCTTGATGCTTTGATCGCCTACCTACAGGTATTGGGTACGATGGCTGAATTACAGGACTACAAGCCTGCAAGCCCAACATCCAGCACAGGAGGATCAAATGATTGATTGGTTAGCGGCAAATGCCGGAGTAACCGGCTTGATGTTCTTCTTCACAGTCTTTCTTTGCATTGCGTTTTGGGCTTTTCGTCCATCCGTCAAGCAACAGATTGAAGACTATAAAAATATTCCTCTAACAGGGGACGAGAAATGAGCTCAGAAAATAGAAAAATTGATGAAGCAACTGGTACTGAAACTACAGGGCACGAATGGGACGGTATCACCGAATTGGATACACCTATGCCTCGTTGGTGGTTGATTGTCTTCTATGCGACGGTCATTTGGGCGATTGGTTACTGGGTTGTGTATCCAGCGTGGCCTACATTCTCTGACACAAACGAACGTGGCGGCACGATTGGTACCTCTGAATGGACGCAGTACAAACAGTTAGATGAGAGCCAGTCAGAAATTATTGCTCGTCGTGCTGAGTATCAGGGGCGTTTTGATCAGGCGAGTTTTGATGAAATTTTGAAGTCGGAGGATTTATATGCTTTTGCCCTTGCGGGCGGCAATTCTGCCTTCAAAGATAACTGCGCGACTTGTCATGGTACAGGCGGTGCCGGAGCACCTGGTTATCCTAACCTTAATGATGATGAATGGTTATGGGGTGGTACTGTTGGTGATATCCATCAGACAATCCAGTACGGCATTCGCTCTGGTAATGATCAGGAACGTTTCTCAGAGATGCCGGCCTTTGCTGAATTATTGGCTGCTAATGAAGTCGAATCAATTGCTGACTTTATCGTAGCCAAAGCATCACAGCAGTCACTTCCTGATGAAGGACGTCAATTATATCTGGATAACTGTGCAACGTGTCACGGTGATAATACCCAGGGTGACCGTGAATTTGGTGCTCCCAATCTCTCTGATGCGATTTGGCTCTATGCTGATGACCGTGCGGCAATTGTGCGCCAGATTAAAAATCCCAAGCATGGTATTATGCCTGCATGGGAGCATCGTCTGAGCCCAAGTACAATGCGTCAACTAGCGATTTATGTTCATTCGCTAGGTGGTGGTGAGTAGGAAATAACGAGGATAATCATGGCTGATAATGCGGTACCTTTAAAACTTTTTGAAAAGAAAGAACGCATTTTCCCTAAGCGCGTTTGGGGGAAATACCGCCAGATGAAATGGATTGCCATGATTATCCTTTTGGGGATCTATTATCTGGCTCCTTTCCTGCGCTGGGATCGGGGGGAGCATGCCCCTGATCAGGCAATCTTGATCGATATGTCAGCGCAGAGGGCTTATTTCTTCTTTATCGAAATTTGGCCCCAAGAGATTTATTATATTACGGGCATATTGATCGCAGCCGCGATCGGGCTGTTTATGGTGACGTCACTATTTGGTCGTGTTTGGTGCGGTTACGGTTGCCCGCAAACGGTTTGGACAGACTTATTTGTCTGGGTCGAGCGCATTATTCAGGGTGACCGGGCAAAACGGGCGAAACTATATAAAGCGCCTTGGTCTTTTGAAAAACTTTGGAAGCTCGGTCTTACGCATGCGATCTGGATCATTATTGGCCTGTTTACAGGCGGTGCATGGGTTTTCTATTTCAATGATGCCCCTACCTTAATCGAACAGATTATGCATTTTGATGTTCCGATGGCAGTTATGGTCTGGATCATCGCGCTTACTTTCTCAACATATATAATGGCAGGTTTTGCGCGTGAGCAAGTTTGCACCTATATGTGCCCCTACGCACGCTTTCAATCTGCGATGTTTGATAAAAGCACACTTATCATCAGCTATGATGATGTCCGCGGCGAAAGCCGAGGCAAGCATAAAAAGGGCGAAAGCTGGGAAGGTCGTGGCCATTGTATTGATTGCACGGCATGTGTTCAGGTGTGCCCGATGGGTATTGATATCCGTGATGGCCTTCAAATGGAATGTATCGCATGCGGATTATGTGTGGATGCCTGTGATGACATTATGGAGAAAATCGACCTCCCAAAAGGGTTGATTCGTTACGATACAACTGAAAACAAAGAAAACCGTCTCAAAGGATGGGCTGAACGTGTCACGTTACTCCGTCCGCGCACATTCTATTACGGTGTGGTCCTGAGCTTGGTCTTCGGCGCGATCATTTATGGTTTGACCCACAGAACTGAAAGCGAATTACACGTACTGCATGACCGCAATCCACTATTTGTAAAATTGGCAAGTGGTGAAATTCGCAACGGATATGATATTAAAATCCTGAATAAAACTCATGAAGATATGACCTTTAAACTTCAGGCAGAAGGTATTGAAGGGCTCTCACTACGTGTACAAGGCACGGGTGACTTAAACCCTGAAGGGCTGAATGTTTTTGCAGACAGTATCGGGCATTTCCGGGTTTTTGTAACAGCTCCAAAGCAACTGAAAAACCGTGAGAATATTATTTTCACTGCAACAGAAGTTGGTGATCGGGACAACGGTGACATAATCGGAGCAACGTATGAAAGCACTTTTGTGAGTGACAGACAATGACAGTTTCAATGCATATGAATGATAAAAACCCTTCTTCAGGGCCACGTCCCTCAGACAAGTGGATACCGTGGTATTTTGTCGCTTTCTTTGTTTTTCTTGCGATTGTAAATGTAATTTTTATCTACATTGCCTCTAGTACCCATAGTGGTGTGGTTACTGACCATGCCTATGCTGAGGGACTTCGTTACAATGAAACCATAGCGGCGGCCAAAGCGCAGGAACAATTGGGATGGCTGAATGAGATCACAGTCAAAAAGGATGTAATCACCTTTAGTCTTCGCGACAGTGAAAACGCGTTAAATGGTGCGTCTGTAACAGCAGAATTTGTCAATCCAACACGTTCAGGCGAAGACTTTAGCCTTAGTCTGAAAGAAATGGGCAATGGTGTGTATGAAGCGGAACTCCCATCAGGTATCATAGGCCAGTGGGATGTTAGGATGCAGGTAGAATGGCAACAGATACAATATCAAACCAGCAAGCGCATCGTTATAGCGGCTTAAAAGCCTGTAAGCATTGCGGGACCAAAATTGAAGGCGGCGATTTTTGTTGTAGCGGCTGTGAAAGTGCATTCGCGGTTTTGAAGGCGAATGATGTATCGGAAAAACCTGCCATTTTCTCACCGTTTGCTGTTGCTCATGACGACAATAATACTCTCGAGTTAAATGTAGAGGGTGTTCACTGCGCGTCGTGTATCCGGCTTATTGAAAATGCGTTAATGGAAGAAGATGCCGTTAGCATGGCGCGGGTCAATATGACGACGGAACGCCTGAAATTTGAATGGGCTGGTGAAATTGCCTTAGCTGATAAATATGCCCAAAAGGTCATTGACCTTGGCTATAATTTGAAGCCCTTGGCACAAGAACAAACGCAGCATAATGATAATTCAGAAAAAAGATTGCTGAAAGCCATTGCCATTGCGGGGTTTGCCGCTGGCAACCTTATGCTTTTATCTGTTGGCCTGTGGACCAGTACGACAGAGATTATGGGGGCAGCAACCAAGGACTTTCTTCACTGGATATCGGCGACGATTGCCCTTCCTGCTGTTATCTATTCAGGGATGCCATTTTTTAAATCCGCGGCAAAGGTGATCCGCGCTGGCCACACCAATATGGATGTTCCTATATCGCTTGCGGTTATCCTGGCGTCTGTGATGAGCATTTCTGAAACCCTGCGCAGCGGCGATCATGTATATTTCGATTCTGCTGCAATGCTGTTGTTTTTCCTTTTGATTGGCCGGTATCTGGATATTCGCGCGAAAGGAAAAGCCCGTCAGTCTGCATCCAAACTGTTGTCACGGTTATCCGGGACAGCGCTCGTGAAAGAGCGCGATGGTAATTTCCGTGATGTTCCCCTTAGGGACTTGCAGGCAGGTATGAATATTCTTGTTTCAGCAGGCGAAAATATTCCCGCTGATGGCACTGTTGTTAACGGTATCAGTCAAATTGATATGTCGCTGATCACAGGGGAAACGGTCCCTGAAACCGTGAATGTCGATGCACGAGTATTTGCGGGGACTGTAAATATTGACGCTCCTATCGAAATTGCGGTCACAAAGGCCAATGACAAAAGCCTGTTAAGTGAAATTGTTAAAATGATGGAGGTAGCGGAGCAGGGATCAGCGAAATATGTGCGGCTCGCGGACCGTGCTGCCAGTTTGTATACGCCAGTTGTTCACACCTTCGGTCTTTTGACATTTATCGGTTGGTGGCTTTTGGCGGGAAGTGAGTGGCAGGTTGCGCTTTTACATGCGGTAACCGTTTTGATCATTACTTGCCCGTGTGCGCTTGGGCTTGCTGTACCTGTTGTGCAGGTTTTGGCAAGCGGACGTTTGATGCGCAAAGGTATTCTATTGAAATCTGGTGATGCCCTGGAGCGTTTGGCAAATATTGATGCCATTGTGTTTGATAAAACCGGGACACTAACACTTGGCCATCCAGAGCTGACGTCTAAGTTTCATGAAAATGAAACGCATCGGTTAGCAGCCTCCATTGCGGCTGCCAGTAAGCACCCGCTCTCCCGCGCGCTCTTGAGATCATATGACGGTGCGCTTCTTGACCTGAAAGGTGAGGTAAGAGAAATTCCGGGCAAAGGATTAGAATATAGCTATGAAGGTCAAACGGTTCGTCTAGGCAAGCAAAGTTGGTGTGCCCCTGATGTTTCGTATAGTGAAACTAATGTTTACGGTTTGGAGTTATGGTTTACAGAGGAAGGTAAATCACCCGTGCGGTTCATCTTTGAGGATCAACCGCGCGCTGACGCCAAGGATGTTGTAGAGACGATCCATAAACTTGGTATTGCTACACATCTGGTTTCTGGCGACCGTGAGGGTATTGCCGCAAAAATGGCAACTGAACTTGGAATTGACACAGCCTATGGTCAGGTGTCGCCGATAGAGAAAACACAGTATATACAAAAGCTAAAGGATGCTGGCTTAAAAGTTGCCATGATTGGTGATGGGCTTAATGACGCGCCAGCACTTGCGAGCGCTGATGTATCATTATCACCATCGAGCGCTGTAGATATTAGCCAAAACACGGCTGATATTGTCTTTCAAGGGAATGAATTGGCCCCGATAATTGAAGCAATTAGGGTAGCAAAATTTTCGACAAAACTGGTTCATCAAAACTTTGGGTTGGCGGTGCTGTATAATTTGGTGGCCATCCCGCTTGCAATTCTTGGGTATGTAACTCCGCTGGTTGCTGCTATTGCGATGTCAGGGTCATCATTGGTAGTGATCTTTAATGCCTTCAGGCTTAATTTGATGCGCGCTTATAAAGGAAAATAATTATGGATGCTTTGGTATATTTAATTCCACTCGCACTTGGCCTTGGCGGTTTAGGCCTTGGGGCATTCCTTTGGAGCATGAAAAACGGTCAGTACGAAGATTTAGACGGCGCAGCACACCGTATATTGCTGGACGATGACGAATAGAGGCGTTTCTTTACCTTAGGCGTGATCGCCGCAGGGAAATTCACCAGCGCAAGCGTTACAAGTATATGTGGACAAAGCTTCGACACTCGGGATTGATACAGTCTTGCCAGAAACAGAAATACCCGTTTCATTTTTAAGTGTTTTTAAAGCACGGGAAAATGTTTCTCCCTTCATGCTCAGGTTTGAAGCAATCAGTGATTTATCATAGGGCAGGAATATATCTTGTTCGTCATTCGCGTCCTGATCGCATAATTTCAGCATAAAACATCCAATACGCTGCGACGCGGTTTGAAAATTAATATGCTCTTTTTCCGTCAGCTGTTGCTTGTATTTGTTCGACATTGAAAGAATAACATTCAAAGCCGTTTTATGATCGTTTTGAATAATATCGACCCACATATCATTGGGCAGCCGGACCATTTTGGTCTCAGTGGTTGTTGTAGCGGAATAGCTATAGGTTTCCTGCTGAAGGCCCGCAACATCACCAAAAGTGCGACCAACACTAACCATGTCAAGTGTTGCTTCATCGCCGTCTTCCGTTATTCGGCTCAGGCGCACCCACCCGTCCAGAATAAAGTAAAAATTCTCAGCTTCTTCACCGTGTAAAAAGAGGGTTTCCCCTTTTTTCGCTTTGATACCAACACACGCAACCCAAAGCTTCTTAAAAGTTTCTTCGCTTAAATCCTTAAAGAGCACATGGGTGCTTAGGGTGTTACGAATATCAGCGGTTAGTGATTGAAGTTGCATGAATTTTGACCCCAAATTCAAACTGTAAAAGATATGTTTCCATACAATAATATTTGGCTATTGTAACAAATTCGAATGTATCTTGCCAAGAGACATATGACCGCAATGACGATCGCGGCGAAAACCCGAGAGGATTGAGAGTATGACATCAACCAATGAAGCCTTTATTTGCGATGGTATACGGACACCTATTGGCCGATATGGGGGAAGCCTTTCGGGAATTCGGGCGGATGATCTTGCGGCTATCCCGTTAAGGGCGCTAATGGAGCGAAACCCCAACATTGATTGGTCGCGGGTTGATGATGTGATCATGGGTGCTGCTAATCAATCAGGTGAAGACAACCGCAATGTTGCGAGGATGGCATCGCTTTTGGCCGGGATGGATACTTCGGTTCCTGGTTGTACGATTAATCGTTTGTGCGGGTCGGGAATGGATGCGGTTTCGATCGCCGCAAGGTCGATCAGGTCTGGCGAACACGATCTCGTAGTTGCAGGGGGTTCGGAAAGTATGTCCCGAGCACCTTTTGTTGTCGGTAAGGGTACAACAGCCTTTGCACGTGATGTAAATATGTATGACACAACAATGGGTTGGCGGTTTGTGAATAAACTTTTAGACGCACAATACGGTGTCGAGAGTATGCCTGAAACCGCAGAAAATGTTGCACAAGACTATAATATCTCAAGAGAAGATCAGGATAAATTTGCACTCAGAAGCCAGGAACGTGCTGCAAAAGCTCAGAAAAAAGGTTTCTTTGATGGAGAGATTGCACCCGTTGAAGTACGCGTTAGCCGTAAGGAAACACGTATGTTTGAAAAGGATGAACATCCAAGGGCTGGCTCTACACTAGAGAAAATGGCGGCCCTTCCCACACCCTTCAGAAGTGGTGGAACTGTAACGGCGGGCAATGCTTCAGGCATTAATGATGGTGCCTGTGCCATGATTGTTGCGTCTTCTGATGCTGTTAAACACTATGATATGAAGCCGCTTGCGCGTGTAGTTGGCACTGCCGTGGCTGGTGTTGAACCGCGCGTGATGGGCATCGGCCCTGTGCCCGCCACACAGAAGCTTTTGGAACGTACCGAGCTATCGATTGAAGATATTGCAGTGGTTGAATTGAATGAAGCGTTTGCAGCACAGGGGCTTGCTGTCATGCGTGAATTGGGTCTTCCGGATGACGCGGAACACGTTAATCCCAACGGCGGCGCCATTGCGCTTGGTCACCCTCTTGGTATGAGCGGAGCACGGCTTGTCTTAACGGCTGCACGTGAATTACAAAATCGCCAACAACAATATGCACTATGTACGATGTGTATCGGCGTTGGTCAGGGTATCGCCATGGTAATAGAGCGGGTCTAATGTGAACGAGGCTAGGAATACCTGCCTTTAGGTCAGGTTATTCAAAGATATCTGCCCGATTATTCAAGAAGTGGCGCACCCGACAGGATTCGAACCTGTGGCCTCTGCCTTCGGAGGGCAGCGCTCTATCCAGCTGAGCTACGGGTGCTTGATTCGCTTAATCAGCGCGGACATTACACATAACAGGTGAGTCTCGCAAGTCAGAACCGATTTAGGCTGTTTATTTGTTAATATTTAGCCGAAAAAATGCCGATCTAGTGTAAACTGGCACGCTAAATCCCATCAAAAACATTAGAAATTTAAAATTTTTAATCATTTAACTTCAATTACTTAATAAAAAACCATGCCAATTGGTTAAAATTTTACTGAGTTGATTACCAGCCATTAACAGCGCCGCCCCTATAACTTGATCAACGACGCAGCGTAGTCAAATGTTCGAGAGCTACCGCGTACGGAGTAAAACACACATTAGGTGGATGGGAACTATGTTTAAAAAAGTAAATACAATTATCGCCGCTGCTCTTGCTTGTTCATTTGCGTTTGGCATTGCAACAACATCAGTAAGCGCTGACGATATGTCAGGTTGGAAGAAAGCTGTAGCTAAGAAAGTAGCGAAGAAACAAAAATATCCTCGCTCTGCAATTAGTAAAGAAATTGAAGGCCGTGCAAAAATCCGTCTAACGATTGCTGCTGATGGCGCCATTACTTCACACGAAATTCTTGAGCCGACAGGCGAGAAGGTGTTGGACCGTGAAATTCCTAAGCTGGTAAACAGATTGAACCCGCTTCCTGCGCTTCCTGCAGGTCAAACAGAATTCTCTTTGGTTCTTCCGCTTAACTGGCGTCTGGACTAATCAATATAAAAATTTTGTATTGAGTAATCTGTTTCGAGTACAAACCGGCTTGCATATAGTGCGAGCCGGTTTTGTTTTGGCTTGGCAAAATATTACTCTATTAGGCCACCCGGTCTGATACTGCCCGACCAAACGGTATCAAGACTGTATCCGATGTTTTTTCTAAAAGGTCAGTATAATCGGCGGTGTAATGCAGGCCTCGTGATTCTTTTCTAAGGAGTGCAGAGCGAACGATCAAATCCGCTACAGTTAACAGGTTACGCATTTCAAGCAGGTTTGGTGTTACCCGGAAATTTCCATAATATTCTTGGATTTCAATATTCAAGAGGTCTACGCGCCGTTTCGCGCGCTCTAAGCGTTTATCAGTACGAACAATTCCGACATAGTCCCACATAAACTGCCGAAGTTCTTTCCAGTTATGGCTGACGACAATTTCCTCGTCCGAATCGGTCACCTGACTTTCGTCCCAGTTTCTCGCAATTGCGGCGGGCGGTAAATCTTCTATTGTTTCTAAAATATCTTCCGCCGCGGCTCTGCCAAAAACCAGGCACTCTAGAAGACTATTGGAAGCCATGCGATTCGCACCGTGCAATCCTGTGTGCGCGCATTCACCAATTGCATAAAGGCCGTTCAAGTCAGTTCGTGCCTTAAGGTCAACCTGGATGCCACCACACGTGTAATGAGCGGCAGGCACCACTGGAATTGGGTTGGTTGTGATGTCTATACCCAGTTTTAGGCAGTGACGATAGATGTTTGGGAAATGCGATACGATGAAATCGGCATCTTTGTGTGTAATATCAAGCCAAACACATTCAACACCAAGGCGCTTCATTTCATTGTCGATAGCGCGGGCAACAATATCGCGCGGCGCCAGTTCAGCACGTTCATCATACGCAGGCATAAAGCGGGTACCGTCCTTGTGTGTAAGGTACGCACCTTCGCCGCGCATGGCTTCAGTTATCAAGAAGGTTTTTGCATCCGGATGATACAGGCATGTGGGATGAAACTGGTTAAATTCCATATTTGTAACGCGGCACCCTGCCCGCCATGCCATGGCTATACCATCGCCGGTGCTCGCATCCGGGTTGGAGCTATAAAGATAGACGCGGCTCGAGCCGCCAGTGGCGATGATGGTTGCGCGTGCAGAAAAGGTTTCAACCCGATTTTTTTTGATATTTAAAGCATACACGCCGTGCGCATGATCGTTATAGGAACCAGGCTTTGTAAGATGTTTATTCGTAATGACGTCGATTGCCGCGTGATGCTCGAAAACATCGATATTATGTTCTTCTTTAACTCGTTCATTCAATGTTTTCTGAACTGCCATACCTGTGGCATCCGCGGCGTGAATGATCCGTCTATGGCTGTGGCCCCCTTCGCGCGTCAGATGATAATCGTACCCGTCTTCATTCTGATGGGAGGCTTTATCAAAGGCGACACCGAGGTTAATCAGGTCTTCTATGGCGTTTCGACCACGTTCTACAACGAACTGAACCGCGTCTTTGTCGCACATATCTGCGCCTGCGATCAGCGTGTCTTCAATATGGCTTGTGAGCGAGTCGGTTGCTTCCAGCACTGCAGCAATGCCGCCTTGTGCCCATTTGGTTGAACCACCATCCATTGACCCTTTGGACAGAACGGCAACGCGGGCATATTGTGATAATTTCAGTGCTGCGGTCAGCCCTGCAGCGCCGC encodes:
- a CDS encoding sulfite exporter TauE/SafE family protein, translated to MEFFIQHCRIAFENNGSIVVSLFLGGLIGSLTHCSVMCGPLVFAQLKPDAKPKNSILLPYHLGRIVTYVGLGVVAAGFSQFLVGTEIQRLVASVLLALAGLIFLFHAIPALKQRYKFQLPNGYVNLFQRATGRVLPVLLNTTHAPSRFLTGVLLGFLPCGLVVAAVMAVAATGDVLTAAIGMMAFGIGTVPILVSIGLGAEMMKSRWPNQTKIASTWAMAFSGLALMVTGYGLLTSGLTL
- the ccoN gene encoding cytochrome-c oxidase, cbb3-type subunit I; its protein translation is MTNTLDKPIYNDDIVKLFTLATVFWGVVGFAVGVFIALQMAFPALNIGEYLTFGRLRPLHTSAVIFAFGGNALFATSYYSVQRTCRTRLWNDGLSKFTFWGYQFFIVIAALGYVTGVTQGKEYAEPEWYADLWLTIVWVAYLVVFLMTLKNRQEPHIYVGNWFFLAFIVTVAVLHIANNVSIPVSLLSSKSYPLWGGVQSALIQWWYGHNAVGFFLTAGFLGIMYYFVPKRAERPVYSYRLSILHFWSLIFIYIWAGPHHLHYTALPDWAQTLGATFSIMLWMPSWGGMINGMMTLSGAWHKLREDPVLRFMIISLAFYGMSTFEGPLMSIKTVNALSHYTDWTIGHVHSGALGWVAFITFGAIYHLVPALWKRKELYSMRLVNIHLWIATTGIVLYIAAMWVSGILQGLMWRKYDSMGFLEHSFVETVMAMHPFYLIRVGGGLLFLLGSLIMVYNIYRTIKGDYEHAGEPADAAANTQEMAHA
- the ccoO gene encoding cytochrome-c oxidase, cbb3-type subunit II, producing the protein MLKHHEKLEKNSIFLLICTVVVISIGGLVEILPLFKVETTIEPVKGIRPYTPLELAGYNVYLREGCYNCHSQQIRPLRDEVERYGHYSLAAESMYDHPFQWGSKRTGPDLARVGGKYSDEWHIEHMIKPQNLVPESIMPPYPHLAERVLDLSDIGTDMKVLRMVGVPYTDDMIANAVNDAYAQSKADSDNLDGLLDRYSKVNYRNFDNQQVTTELDALIAYLQVLGTMAELQDYKPASPTSSTGGSND
- a CDS encoding cbb3-type cytochrome c oxidase subunit 3, whose product is MIDWLAANAGVTGLMFFFTVFLCIAFWAFRPSVKQQIEDYKNIPLTGDEK
- the ccoP gene encoding cytochrome-c oxidase, cbb3-type subunit III, whose protein sequence is MSSENRKIDEATGTETTGHEWDGITELDTPMPRWWLIVFYATVIWAIGYWVVYPAWPTFSDTNERGGTIGTSEWTQYKQLDESQSEIIARRAEYQGRFDQASFDEILKSEDLYAFALAGGNSAFKDNCATCHGTGGAGAPGYPNLNDDEWLWGGTVGDIHQTIQYGIRSGNDQERFSEMPAFAELLAANEVESIADFIVAKASQQSLPDEGRQLYLDNCATCHGDNTQGDREFGAPNLSDAIWLYADDRAAIVRQIKNPKHGIMPAWEHRLSPSTMRQLAIYVHSLGGGE
- the ccoG gene encoding cytochrome c oxidase accessory protein CcoG, whose protein sequence is MADNAVPLKLFEKKERIFPKRVWGKYRQMKWIAMIILLGIYYLAPFLRWDRGEHAPDQAILIDMSAQRAYFFFIEIWPQEIYYITGILIAAAIGLFMVTSLFGRVWCGYGCPQTVWTDLFVWVERIIQGDRAKRAKLYKAPWSFEKLWKLGLTHAIWIIIGLFTGGAWVFYFNDAPTLIEQIMHFDVPMAVMVWIIALTFSTYIMAGFAREQVCTYMCPYARFQSAMFDKSTLIISYDDVRGESRGKHKKGESWEGRGHCIDCTACVQVCPMGIDIRDGLQMECIACGLCVDACDDIMEKIDLPKGLIRYDTTENKENRLKGWAERVTLLRPRTFYYGVVLSLVFGAIIYGLTHRTESELHVLHDRNPLFVKLASGEIRNGYDIKILNKTHEDMTFKLQAEGIEGLSLRVQGTGDLNPEGLNVFADSIGHFRVFVTAPKQLKNRENIIFTATEVGDRDNGDIIGATYESTFVSDRQ
- a CDS encoding FixH family protein, producing MTVSMHMNDKNPSSGPRPSDKWIPWYFVAFFVFLAIVNVIFIYIASSTHSGVVTDHAYAEGLRYNETIAAAKAQEQLGWLNEITVKKDVITFSLRDSENALNGASVTAEFVNPTRSGEDFSLSLKEMGNGVYEAELPSGIIGQWDVRMQVEWQQIQYQTSKRIVIAA
- a CDS encoding heavy metal translocating P-type ATPase, coding for MATDTISNQQAHRYSGLKACKHCGTKIEGGDFCCSGCESAFAVLKANDVSEKPAIFSPFAVAHDDNNTLELNVEGVHCASCIRLIENALMEEDAVSMARVNMTTERLKFEWAGEIALADKYAQKVIDLGYNLKPLAQEQTQHNDNSEKRLLKAIAIAGFAAGNLMLLSVGLWTSTTEIMGAATKDFLHWISATIALPAVIYSGMPFFKSAAKVIRAGHTNMDVPISLAVILASVMSISETLRSGDHVYFDSAAMLLFFLLIGRYLDIRAKGKARQSASKLLSRLSGTALVKERDGNFRDVPLRDLQAGMNILVSAGENIPADGTVVNGISQIDMSLITGETVPETVNVDARVFAGTVNIDAPIEIAVTKANDKSLLSEIVKMMEVAEQGSAKYVRLADRAASLYTPVVHTFGLLTFIGWWLLAGSEWQVALLHAVTVLIITCPCALGLAVPVVQVLASGRLMRKGILLKSGDALERLANIDAIVFDKTGTLTLGHPELTSKFHENETHRLAASIAAASKHPLSRALLRSYDGALLDLKGEVREIPGKGLEYSYEGQTVRLGKQSWCAPDVSYSETNVYGLELWFTEEGKSPVRFIFEDQPRADAKDVVETIHKLGIATHLVSGDREGIAAKMATELGIDTAYGQVSPIEKTQYIQKLKDAGLKVAMIGDGLNDAPALASADVSLSPSSAVDISQNTADIVFQGNELAPIIEAIRVAKFSTKLVHQNFGLAVLYNLVAIPLAILGYVTPLVAAIAMSGSSLVVIFNAFRLNLMRAYKGK